The following are encoded together in the Callithrix jacchus isolate 240 chromosome 19, calJac240_pri, whole genome shotgun sequence genome:
- the LRRN2 gene encoding leucine-rich repeat neuronal protein 2: MRLLVAPLLLAWVAGATAAVPVVPWHVPCPPQCACQIRPWYTPRSSYREATTVDCNDLFLTAVPPALPVGTQTLLLQSNSIARVDQSELGYLANLTELDLSQNSFSDARDCDFHALPQLLSLHLEENQLTRLEDHSFAGLASLQELYLNHNQLYRIAPRAFAGLSNLLRLHLNSNLLRAIDSRWFEMLPNLEILMIGGNKVDAILDMNFRPLANLRSLVLAGMNLREISDYALEGLQSLESLSFYDNQLARVPRQALEQVPGLKFLDLNKNPLQRVGPGDFANMLHLKELGLNNMEELVSIDKFALVNLPELTKLDITNNPRLSFIHPRAFHHLPQMETLMLNNNALSALHQQTVESLPNLQEVGLHGNPIRCDCVIRWANATGTRVRFIEPQSTLCAEPPDLQRRPVREVPFREMTDHCLPLISPRSFPPSLQVASGESMVLHCRALAEPEPEIYWVTPAGLRLTPAHAGRRYRVYPEGTLELRRVTVEEAGLYTCVAQNLVGADTKTVSVVVGRALLQPGRDEGRGLELRVQETHPYHILLSWVPPPNTVSTNLTWSSASSLRGQGATALARLPRGTHSYNITRLLQATEYWACLQVAFADAHTQLACVWARTKEATSCHRALGDRPGLIAILALAVLLLAAGLAAHLGTGQPRQGVGGRRPLPPAWAFWGWSAPSVRVVSAPLVLPWNPGRKLSRSSVGETLSPPLSQNS; the protein is encoded by the coding sequence ATGAGGCTCCTCGTGGCCCCCCTCTTGCTAGCTTGGGTGGCTGGTGCCACTGCCGCTGTGCCCGTGGTACCCTGGCATGTGCCCTGCCCACCTCAGTGTGCCTGCCAGATCCGGCCCTGGTATACGCCCCGCTCATCCTATCGCGAGGCCACCACTGTGGACTGCAATGACCTATTCCTGACAGCAGTGCCCCCTGCGCTCCCCGTGGGCACGCAGACCCTGCTCCTGCAGAGCAACAGCATTGCCCGTGTGGACCAGAGTGAGCTGGGCTACCTGGCCAATCTCACGGAGCTGGACCTGTCCCAGAACAGCTTTTCAGATGCCCGAGACTGTGATTTCCATGCCCTGCCCCAGCTGCTGAGCCTGCACCTGGAGGAGAACCAGCTGACCCGGCTGGAGGACCACAGCTTTGCAGGGCTGGCCAGCCTACAGGAACTGTATCTCAACCACAACCAGCTCTACCGAATTGCCCCCAGGGCCTTTGCGGGCCTCAGCAACTTGCTACGGCTACACCTCAATTCCAACCTGCTGAGGGCCATTGACAGCCGCTGGTTCGAAATGCTGCCCAATTTGGAGATACTCATGATTGGCGGCAACAAGGTAGATGCCATCCTGGATATGAACTTCCGGCCCCTGGCCAACCTGCGCAGCCTGGTGCTAGCAGGCATGAACCTGCGGGAGATCTCCGACTATGCCCTGGAGGGGCTGCAGAGCCTGGAGAGCCTCTCCTTCTACGACAACCAGCTGGCTCGAGTGCCCAGGCAGGCACTGGAACAAGTGCCCGGGCTCAAGTTCCTAGACCTGAACAAGAACCCGCTCCAGCGGGTCGGGCCGGGGGACTTTGCCAACATGCTGCACCTCAAGGAGCTGGGGCTGAACAACATGGAGGAGCTGGTCTCCATTGACAAGTTCGCCCTGGTGAACCTCCCCGAGCTGACCAAGCTGGACATCACCAACAACCCACGGCTGTCCTTCATCCACCCCCGCGCCTTCCATCACCTGCCCCAGATGGAGACCCTCATGCTCAACAACAATGCTCTCAGTGCCTTGCACCAGCAGACGGTGGAGTCCCTGCCCAACCTGCAGGAGGTAGGTCTCCACGGCAACCCCATCCGCTGTGACTGTGTCATCCGCTGGGCCAATGCCACAGGCACCCGTGTCCGCTTCATTGAGCCGCAGTCCACCCTGTGCGCGGAGCCTCCGGACCTCCAGCGCCGCCCAGTCCGCGAGGTGCCCTTCCGGGAGATGACGGACCACTGTTTGCCCCTCATCTCCCCCCGCAGCTTTCCCCCCAGCCTCCAGGTGGCCAGTGGAGAGAGCATGGTGCTGCATTGCCGGGCACTGGCCGAACCCGAACCCGAGATCTACTGGGTCACTCCAGCGGGGCTTCGACTGACACCTGCCCATGCAGGCAGGAGGTACCGGGTATACCCCGAGGGGACCCTGGAGCTGCGGAGGGTGACAGTGGAAGAGGCAGGGCTGTACACCTGTGTGGCCCAGAACCTGGTGGGGGCTGACACTAAGACGGTTAGTGTGGTTGTGGGCCGTGCTCTCCTACAGCCAGGCAGGGACGAAGGACGGGGGCTGGAGCTCCGGGTGCAGGAGACCCACCCCTATCACATCCTGCTATCTTGGGTCCCCCCACCCAACACAGTGTCCACCAACCTCACCTGGTCTAGTGCCTCCTCCCTCCGGGGTCAGGGGGCCACGGCTCTGGCCCGCCTGCCTCGGGGCACCCACAGCTACAACATTACCCGCCTCCTTCAGGCCACGGAGTATTGGGCCTGCCTGCAAGTGGCCTTTGCTGATGCCCACACCCAGTTGGCTTGTGTATGGGCCAGGACCAAAGAGGCCACTTCTTGCCATAGAGCCTTAGGGGACCGACCTGGGCTCATCGCCATCCTGGCTCTTGCTGTCCTCCTCCTGGCAGCTGGGCTAGCGGCCCACCTTGGCACAGGCCAACCCAGGCAGGGGGTGGGTGGGCGGCGGcctctccctccagcctgggctttcTGGGGCTGGAGTGCCCCTTCTGTCCGGGTTGTGTCTGCTCCCCTCGTCCTGCCCTGGAATCCAGGGAGGAAGCTGTCCAGATCCTCAGTAGGGGAGACACTATCGCCACCACTGTCTCAAAATTCTTGA